CCATGTGAATGCATTAATAGAAGTGAAcacattgaaaataaatgcTAACTGTTCAAATCTAAATGCGGGATCCATTTGGTTTGAAAGGGCGGCAACTAGATAATTGGCACCATTTACACGGTCTTTAACTTCCATACAATAGGTCCAATTCGATAATTcataaagaaaaacagaTACGTTTAGATGCTTCGGTTTGAACTCTTCTGATGTTGGATCATAGATGTATGATTTACAGGGAAAATCATCCAAAGGGATTCTTTgtttcaaatcatcatttgaGATATCGGAATAAAGTGTTTCTGCTGCATCTTCAAACTTAGCATAATCTTCCCCTTCACTGTTAGAGTCACTATCAGAGTCACTATTGGAATTCTCGTAAAAGCTATCGTTATCCTCACCATATTCTACCTTATTCTCGTTTTTATTCAATAGCTGAAGCATGTTGATTGTACTTGAGCTTGACGGTGTATACGCCGAATCCAAACAACTATCAAAAAGCTCTgatctttcaacaataaactCTTGCAACTCCTTAGCCGTTACAAACTCACTTGATTTCTCatactttttttcatattcatatttACAGATACACGTCATGAACTGTTCAATTGTATCATTTGGAACAGATTTGTTGATTCTATATTCGAACATGTCGCCAAAGTCCCCTTCCATATCTTTCCatgaaattattttttcaccATACCGCTCAAATAAACAtactttcaaattttgatcaattacgaaacttttcaaaacatttgattcgttttcaaagaattcatCTTGTGCCTCTGAATtctcatcttcttcatcattcaGAGAATCTGAATCAGATTCGTTTCCTTTCCAAAGAACTAGCTCATAGTTGTATTGGTGGATTGTGTTTCTAATGGTTAAAGCAGCATCATTATACAAACATTCATTCTCTGACTTCGGCGAGGATGGCGAACGCACAAGATAAAGTTGACCGGATGGAATAATTATCAACTCATCTAAGATAACTGGTTGTTTCTTTGCGAGAAATCTCTTAACTATGTTCATATTTGACCACGCTTGCCTACTTTGAGAGTTGTACGGGTACTAAATATGTAGCCTTCAATTGTATATCAAATAGAATAGGAAATGTTTGCCATCATACTATaagattcttcaaacaacAATTACAGCATCCTGtaaaaccaagaaaaaacaaaattattagAAAGTTTCTtgaggggaaaaaaaatccttattttgaattttttttaatctGAGACACACACAAATCTCTTCTGATAGTGTTCAGAACCAACATCACAGTTGTATTCTCTAGGATATCTATATCTAGCAAAATGCAGTGGTGGAATCAAAGTAGACGTCTGTTGCATACAACCTACATATCTTTCAAGTCTGAAGGTGGAAGGCCGACTTCTTGGAATCTTCCAGATTTAGATAAGTTAATGaataattcaaaatcaaaagtttaCAGTAAGAACGATTGGAATGAATATTTTTCCAAGGAAACTATTACTGGCGAAAGGAACAACGACTCTTCAAAATTACACATAAAACCCCCTCCTAAAGGTTGGCGGAAAAACAAGAACCTTCCTCAATGGTTACGTGAGAAATATGctttgaaggaaaaggcaATGAAAATAGATTTAAGCAAAGTCAAAAGACTAAGCCCGTCAACTGCAAATGCAATCAGAATGCTTCACGATCAATTTCCAGAAGAACTACCAACTCCTAAACTGgctgaatttttcaaagtatcGCCTGTTGCAATTGcgaagatattgaaatcaagatGGACCCCAACTGAAAAAgagcttgaaaaattggagagGCGGTACCAAAGAAGATTATTGAGGCAAGTTACTGAGAAAATGTTACAcaataaatttgaagagttCATAGCAGAAACTGAATCCAAactgaaaatggaaataccacctttcttcaaacaaGAGTTGTTTGATTACTATAAGAAATTTGGTATCGAGGAAGTTCGAACTGACTTTGAAGAACTTAATAAGGCACGGCTTGCAAgggaaaaaagaaaagacgagaaaatcaatgaataCGTTAATACCATTGCGCCTAGCACAGAGGGAAATGATTAGTTTATTTTAGTGCCTAGTTTGTGTTTTATTTCATCCATATTATCATTCAATATATCCAGATAGTTGAATTTATGATATTTTTTCGAATTGTAACCGATTTGCAATTGGGAAAGTGGTTTACGAAAAAGCAACTTGTGGGGTGGTTCTGATGTCACTACTTCCAGGTATGATTtaaattgtttgatttgataTAGTAGAGAATTCATTTCGGGGTCTCCGTCATTATATGCAGAACttgttgaatatttaaACTCAGGAACTTTAAGCTCTGATATCTTATCCCTTAGCCTCTGCACACTTTCAATTAGCCTGGTAGTGCTATAGTTAGCCTCATCGTTAATTTGAGGTAGACTGGGATgcaaaatttcatcatccatCTGTTTATCATCTTTAGGATTATTCAACATGATATTTGTATCTCTTCTTATACGTGCCTTGAATATTCTGTGCTCTGACTCCTTGATCTCTGCATGCATGATGTCCTCTGTAGAAATAACTCTGTCTACTGCAATACTGCCTTTATAATTAACTCTGAGAAGTGGTGGATTTTTAACATTTCTGTTTAACCGTTTGTGCAATAGTTTTAGTCTGGTGTAGGCAAAATTCTGTAACTCAAACCTCCGTGCTATGGTGGTGCTAAATGCCGGCTGTAGTacatatttgaaaactatgTAAATAATGGCCATTGCCAAAAGAGTAATCCTTGAGAACACTCTCACGTATCTAACGACA
The window above is part of the Pichia kudriavzevii chromosome 1, complete sequence genome. Proteins encoded here:
- a CDS encoding uncharacterized protein (PKUD0A09320; similar to Saccharomyces cerevisiae YNL214W (PEX17); ancestral locus Anc_2.33) — protein: MSTIPAIAFPEPSELPQLGVRTHPVVRYVRVFSRITLLAMAIIYIVFKYVLQPAFSTTIARRFELQNFAYTRLKLLHKRLNRNVKNPPLLRVNYKGSIAVDRVISTEDIMHAEIKESEHRIFKARIRRDTNIMLNNPKDDKQMDDEILHPSLPQINDEANYSTTRLIESVQRLRDKISELKVPEFKYSTSSAYNDGDPEMNSLLYQIKQFKSYLEVVTSEPPHKLLFRKPLSQLQIGYNSKKYHKFNYLDILNDNMDEIKHKLGTKIN
- a CDS encoding uncharacterized protein (PKUD0A09310; similar to Saccharomyces cerevisiae YNL213C (RRG9); ancestral locus Anc_2.34), which gives rise to MQWWNQSRRLLHTTYISFKSEGGRPTSWNLPDLDKLMNNSKSKVYSKNDWNEYFSKETITGERNNDSSKLHIKPPPKGWRKNKNLPQWLREKYALKEKAMKIDLSKVKRLSPSTANAIRMLHDQFPEELPTPKLAEFFKVSPVAIAKILKSRWTPTEKELEKLERRYQRRLLRQVTEKMLHNKFEEFIAETESKLKMEIPPFFKQELFDYYKKFGIEEVRTDFEELNKARLAREKRKDEKINEYVNTIAPSTEGND